In Candidatus Delongbacteria bacterium, the DNA window ATTATTATTTCATCCATAAAACTTTTTATACCTGCATTTAAAATTCTTACTGATTATAAGGTCCCTGATGAAATTTTCCTCCAATTTAAATCTATAATGGATAATAATCGAGATATTAAGGGATATCACTCACTTTTTGTGGTAAGAAACGGTTCTTTTTTGCTATTTAGTGTTCATATTGAATTGGACAAAAATATGAGCCTTTATGATTCTCATCTTATTGCAGATGATTTAGAAAAGAAAATAAAACTAGAAATATTAAATTCCAAACCTACGATTCATGTAGATCCAGTATGAGGGGAAAATGACAGAAGCAAAAAAACTAGGTACTTTTGTTGGTGTTTTTACACCAACTATTTTGACAATTCTTGGTGTAATAATGTACATGAGAATTGGTTGGGTTGTTGGTCATACAGGTTTGATAAATACTTTAATAATTGTTGCTCTTTCAAATACAATCACACTTATTACTACTTTATCATTTTCGTCAGTTGCCACAAATATTAAAGTAGGAGCTGGAGGAGCATATTACATTATTTCTCGTAGTCTTGGTCTTGAAATAGGAGGCTCTATTGGTTTTCCTCTTTTTTTATCCCAGGCTTTATCTGTAACTCTTTATTCATTTGGTCTTGCCGAAGCGATGTTGATTGTGCTACCTAGTATTGATGTTCAGATTACCGCTGCCATAATTATTGTCATAGTTGGTGTAATATCATATTTCGGAGCAGAGTTTGCCTTAAAATCTCAGGTGCCGCTCATGATACTAATAGTAATTTCAATCTTTTTTCTTATAGTAGGAGCTATTATACACAATAAATCAGGTTTACAGTTTACAGGTATGAGTGGTGAAGTTACTTTTTGGGAAGCATTTGGGGTGTTTTTTCCAGCTGTTACAGGTGTAATGGCAGGGCTTGGAATGTCAGGAGATCTTAAAGAACCTTCAAAAGCTATACCCAGAGGGGCTATATCAGCTTGTTTAGTTGGTTTTGGAGTGTATTTGTCAATACCAATTATTTTAAATTATGGAGCTTCCTCCTCTGATCTTCAGTCTAACCAATTGATATGGACAGAAGTTGCTCCTCTTGGAATGTTTATTGTTTTGCCAGCACTATTCGGTGCAATTTTCTCAAGTGCAATTGGGTCAGTTCTGAACGCCCCGAGAACAATGACGGCATTAAGTGAAGATTTGATAATCAACAATCGTAAAATGCGAAGATTATTTACCGGTGAGAAAGGTCTTAGGAACAATTTGTTCGTTACTATTCTAATAGCTCTTTCAGCAGTATTAATTGGTGATTTAAATTCAATAGCCCCAATAGTCTCTATGTTCTTTTTGACTGTTTATGGAATGGTAAATTTGGTTGCTGCCATAGAATCATTTAGCTCAGCGACATCGTGGCGACCGAAATTTAAAACTCCATGGATAATTAATATTATAGGTTTTTTAGGTTGTATGTCAGTAATGTTCTTAATAAGTCCACTTGAAACATTAGTTGCAGTAATTTTTGAAATTGTTCTCTATTTTCTTCTGGTTAGAAGTGAAACTAGAGCTAAATGGGGTGACGCTAGAAGGGGGTTTTGGGAAGCTATAATTAGAAAAGCATTAATAAACCTTTCTAATTCTAAAGTAACTCCTCGAAATTGGAGACCTAATATTCTTCTCTTCTTGAATGAGTACACCAATAAAGGTGAACAAATGGCTAAATTTGCTAGCTGGTTTTGCCTTGATAAAGGCTTAGTATCAGTTTTTAAAATTTTATCTGGAGATATTGAGGATTGTGCATATTTAAGGAGCAAGACATATAAAGAGTTAAAATCTTATTTCGATGAAAAAAATATTACTGTTTTTCCTGAAGTGGCAGTTGTAGATGATCTGTCATCTGGAATAATTGATATTTCTCAGGCAAATGGATTCGCAGGACTTGAATCAAATACAATAATGCTTGGTTGGTCAAATAAGTTAGAGAAAGTAGCAAATTTACTTTCAATAATACGTAAACTAGAGACTATCAATAAATCAGTAATTATAAGTAAAATTTCTTCCTATTCTACCCTTCTATCTGAGAAAAAAAAGCAAATAATTCATATCTGGTGGGGAGGTTTACAACATAATGGAGATCTTATGCTGCTTTTTGCTCATCTGTTGTCTCTTAATACTGAGTGGAGAAACTCAAAAATACAAATTATTAGCATTATACCGAGTGAATTTATCAGGGTTACAAGCTATAATAATCTAAGATCTCTTATAGAGGATAGTAGAATTAAAGCTGAGCCAGTTATACTTGTCAACGAATCTGGAAGAAGTGTTTTTGATATTATTACAGAATTTAGTTCAGATGCTGATGTTGTTTTTATGGGATTGAAAGTCCCCGAGATAGGTGAAGAATTACAGTATTCGCAAACATTAGAAAAATTTGCTTCAAAATTCGATACTCTTTTCTATATTTTAAATTCTAGCTTATTTACAGGATCATTATTGGAGAACAGATGATATGAATGATATCCATAAAGATTATAGTTTGATTTTTGATGAGAAAACGTTAAAAAGAATAGATGAATTTCTTGATGATAATGAGATAACCCCCTCTAAATGCAATGTATTTAGATCATTGATTATGCCATTAAATGATATTAGAATCGTTATATTAGGTCAAGATCCATATCCTCAAATTGGAGCTGCAACTGGTTTAGCATTTGAAGTTGGAAATTTACAGTCTTGGAATCAGTCAATTCCTCAAAGGTCTTTACAAAATATTATCAGGCTTGTATATAAAGCATATTTTGATGAATGGATTACTTTCAGTGAGTTTAGAAAGCGTAATATTGACAACATCATTAAACCACCTAATGAGCTCTTTAAAAGTTGGTTTTCACAAGGTGTAATGTTAATTAATTCTGCACTAACTACTATTCCGGGCAATCCCTCATCTCATATGAACTTTTGGCTACCAATCATTCAAAGGTTGATTAACTATATATCATTGAATAAAAAAGATATAAAATATTTTTTATGGGGTAGTTTTGCTAGAAATTTCGAACAAATCATTCATTTTGGTGAAATATTCAAATGTAATCATCCAAGCAGAATAAACAGTAAAAATCCTGATGATTTTATGTATTGTAAATGTTTCGAGGAAACTAAGGATTTAATCAATTGGTTGTGAGATATTATTGATTAAAAAGATACAAATATAGATTGGGACAAGACATGTCTTGTCTCTGCGATTTTAAATTCGTGTTGTTATCTTCTGTAAATAATGAATTCTGTGATTTTATTTTACGTTAAAAGTAAATTATTTAATAATTTTCTATATCTTCGTTTTAGATATTTGGATTTCATGTTGAATATGAAGATAAATTAGAATAAAAACTTTGACTTTTATTAGTCTGCTAATTACTATTCAGCACATTTTGGAGGTATCATGTTCAATAAATCTCAACAGGAAGCTGTAGATCATTTTCAAGGTCCTTGCCTCGTACTTGCCGGGGCTGGAAGTGGTAAAACAAGAGTCATTACTGGTAGAATTGAAAAGCTTATATTTGAAAGAAAAATTAATCCAGAAAATATACTTGCAATGACATTTACAAATAAAGCTGCAGGAGAGATGGCAGAGAGAATAAAAGATCAAATCGGCATAGAAAATTCCAGAGGTTTGGTTTGTACTACATTTCACTCATTTTGCGTACGAGTATTGAAAGAGTTTATAAAACTTTACGATAAAAGATACAAGCCAGGATTCTCTATATATACATCTAATGAACAAATAGTACTTATAAAGAAAGCAATGCATAATCTAAATATTGGTGAGGAATATTTTGACCCAAAACTTGTTCTTTGGAAAATATCATCGATAAAAACTCGTGGAATAGATATAGAAAATATGGAGATTTACGATCCTTTAAGTAGTGTTGCTAAAAGAGTTGTGAAAGAGTATTCAACTTTGATGGCAAATAATAATGCACTGGATTTTGACGACCTTTTAAATATGGTAGATAAATTGTTGAGAACAAATGAGGATGTGAGACTAAAGCTTTCATCTAGATATAAATTTCTTCTGGTCGATGAGTTTCAGGATACGAATAATGTTCAGTACAGAATAGTGAAGAGTTTAGCTAAAGATCATGGAAATCTTTTTGTTGTAGGTGATGATGATCAATCAATATACGGTTTTAGAGGTGCAAATTTTGAAAATATACTTCAGTTTGATAGAGACTGGAGCAAATGTAAGGTTGTAATTTTGAATACTAATTACAGATCTTCATCAACAATTTTAGATGCTGCAAATGCTGTAATCGG includes these proteins:
- a CDS encoding Na-K-Cl cotransporter, with translation MTEAKKLGTFVGVFTPTILTILGVIMYMRIGWVVGHTGLINTLIIVALSNTITLITTLSFSSVATNIKVGAGGAYYIISRSLGLEIGGSIGFPLFLSQALSVTLYSFGLAEAMLIVLPSIDVQITAAIIIVIVGVISYFGAEFALKSQVPLMILIVISIFFLIVGAIIHNKSGLQFTGMSGEVTFWEAFGVFFPAVTGVMAGLGMSGDLKEPSKAIPRGAISACLVGFGVYLSIPIILNYGASSSDLQSNQLIWTEVAPLGMFIVLPALFGAIFSSAIGSVLNAPRTMTALSEDLIINNRKMRRLFTGEKGLRNNLFVTILIALSAVLIGDLNSIAPIVSMFFLTVYGMVNLVAAIESFSSATSWRPKFKTPWIINIIGFLGCMSVMFLISPLETLVAVIFEIVLYFLLVRSETRAKWGDARRGFWEAIIRKALINLSNSKVTPRNWRPNILLFLNEYTNKGEQMAKFASWFCLDKGLVSVFKILSGDIEDCAYLRSKTYKELKSYFDEKNITVFPEVAVVDDLSSGIIDISQANGFAGLESNTIMLGWSNKLEKVANLLSIIRKLETINKSVIISKISSYSTLLSEKKKQIIHIWWGGLQHNGDLMLLFAHLLSLNTEWRNSKIQIISIIPSEFIRVTSYNNLRSLIEDSRIKAEPVILVNESGRSVFDIITEFSSDADVVFMGLKVPEIGEELQYSQTLEKFASKFDTLFYILNSSLFTGSLLENR
- a CDS encoding uracil-DNA glycosylase, with translation MNDIHKDYSLIFDEKTLKRIDEFLDDNEITPSKCNVFRSLIMPLNDIRIVILGQDPYPQIGAATGLAFEVGNLQSWNQSIPQRSLQNIIRLVYKAYFDEWITFSEFRKRNIDNIIKPPNELFKSWFSQGVMLINSALTTIPGNPSSHMNFWLPIIQRLINYISLNKKDIKYFLWGSFARNFEQIIHFGEIFKCNHPSRINSKNPDDFMYCKCFEETKDLINWL